The bacterium genome has a window encoding:
- a CDS encoding biotin attachment protein, which yields MSNKNMFRPGMSPRDLINKVRSLPGVGITSTGMRDAGQSDFKNRLRIHDLETLAPYYERMDLFSAEVHGGARWHVGIMNRRESPFEETAILREKMPNVLLQTLVRETSLWGYRPYPKNVINFVISQVDIDIWRCFSFLNDVRNMRTICEVVMERGLHFQPAVSFTQADWATNEYYINVVNDMVDLCGGVDEIVMCIKDMAGVGSPERIRELVDTMLQKYPEMVIQYHRHSTDGLGLPALLAAAQAGAKLLDAQEDSLTRFYGQPPILSLHAYLEEAGIPVHLNRPETEAAVQTAREWIRQYGWAESPFKGTDHTVVQHRMPGGAFPSSFEQAEQGGFLHLMPMILKVMSLYNRIVHYFDVTPGSQMTWVTCSGTVNRYAKEFGIAGVHRLIALLTRFTEEVDQDLERLEPEEKAELMEFFVTAPGDFKNLIQGGYGKLPAGWPADWVYESVFGEQWKEKLAERSDASPLDSTRDEDLDAVRADLAAKLEWEPTEEEFILYLMHPKDTVDMIHFREEYGEASMVLPTSVWHSGLEKPGDTVDFTMMDKPHTVEMVSVGEEHEGYISVVLRINNQTRVFTVETPRVVKTEIRMARAANEVGSPITGSIWRLGNPKRGDLAVGDIVHEGEEIANIEAMKMENVIAATLTGHIAEICIQLNDSVIEGQLLYVLEEEK from the coding sequence ATGAGTAACAAAAATATGTTCAGGCCCGGCATGTCCCCGAGAGACCTCATAAACAAGGTGCGCTCCCTCCCGGGGGTGGGTATCACCTCCACCGGCATGAGGGATGCGGGGCAGTCAGACTTTAAGAATCGACTGAGGATCCACGACCTCGAGACCCTGGCGCCCTACTATGAACGTATGGACCTGTTCAGCGCCGAGGTCCATGGCGGCGCCCGCTGGCACGTGGGGATCATGAACCGCCGGGAGAGCCCTTTCGAAGAAACAGCCATTTTAAGGGAGAAAATGCCCAACGTCCTCCTGCAGACCCTCGTGCGGGAAACCAGCCTCTGGGGCTACCGGCCCTACCCCAAAAACGTCATAAACTTCGTGATATCCCAGGTTGATATCGACATCTGGCGATGTTTTTCCTTTCTCAACGACGTCAGGAACATGCGCACCATCTGTGAGGTGGTCATGGAAAGAGGTCTCCATTTCCAGCCTGCAGTTTCCTTTACCCAGGCCGACTGGGCCACCAACGAATACTACATCAATGTGGTCAACGACATGGTGGACCTGTGCGGAGGTGTCGATGAGATCGTCATGTGCATCAAGGACATGGCCGGCGTTGGAAGCCCCGAGAGGATCCGGGAGCTTGTGGACACCATGCTGCAGAAATACCCGGAAATGGTGATCCAGTACCACCGCCACTCCACCGACGGCCTCGGGCTTCCCGCACTGCTTGCCGCGGCACAGGCGGGGGCCAAACTGCTCGACGCCCAGGAGGACTCTCTAACGAGATTCTACGGTCAGCCGCCCATCCTCTCCCTCCATGCCTACCTGGAAGAAGCCGGGATCCCGGTGCACCTGAACCGTCCCGAGACCGAAGCAGCCGTCCAAACGGCCCGTGAGTGGATCCGGCAGTACGGTTGGGCGGAGTCGCCCTTCAAGGGGACGGACCACACGGTAGTCCAGCACCGGATGCCCGGCGGGGCCTTCCCCAGTTCATTCGAACAGGCCGAGCAGGGCGGATTTCTCCACCTTATGCCCATGATCCTGAAGGTCATGTCCCTTTATAACCGCATTGTGCATTATTTCGATGTGACGCCAGGTTCCCAGATGACCTGGGTCACCTGCAGCGGCACCGTGAACCGGTACGCCAAGGAGTTTGGAATTGCAGGCGTCCACCGTCTCATCGCTCTACTCACCAGGTTCACAGAGGAGGTAGACCAGGATCTGGAGAGGCTGGAACCGGAAGAAAAAGCAGAGCTCATGGAGTTCTTTGTCACGGCGCCTGGCGACTTCAAGAACCTCATCCAGGGAGGGTACGGAAAGCTTCCGGCCGGTTGGCCGGCCGACTGGGTCTACGAGAGCGTATTCGGTGAGCAATGGAAGGAAAAGCTTGCAGAGAGGAGCGATGCATCACCACTGGACTCGACCCGGGACGAGGACCTCGATGCGGTGCGCGCCGACCTGGCGGCAAAGCTGGAGTGGGAACCCACCGAGGAGGAGTTCATCCTCTACCTCATGCACCCCAAGGACACGGTGGATATGATCCACTTCCGGGAGGAGTACGGTGAAGCCTCCATGGTCCTGCCTACCAGCGTCTGGCATTCGGGCCTGGAAAAACCCGGAGACACGGTGGACTTTACCATGATGGACAAACCCCACACCGTGGAGATGGTCTCTGTAGGGGAGGAGCATGAAGGATACATCTCCGTGGTCCTCAGGATCAACAATCAGACAAGGGTATTTACAGTTGAGACCCCGCGGGTAGTCAAAACCGAGATCCGCATGGCCCGGGCAGCTAACGAGGTGGGATCACCCATCACCGGATCGATCTGGAGGCTCGGGAACCCCAAACGTGGGGACCTTGCCGTGGGGGATATCGTTCATGAGGGCGAGGAAATAGCCAATATCGAAGCCATGAAAATGGAGAACGTCATAGCGGCTACCCTCACAGGGCATATTGCAGAGATCTGTATTCAGTTAAACGACTCTGTGATCGAAGGACAGCTGCTGTATGTGCTGGAAGAGGAAAAGTAA
- a CDS encoding NAD(P)H-dependent oxidoreductase codes for MTHTDKQIELCETSRWDFSDLSALFLNCTLKKTPEMSHTEGLIRMSMGIMEKSGVKVESLRPVDFNVASGVYPDMTEHGWDADDWPRIYAKVKAADILVITSPIWLGEKSSICTRIIERLYGSSGDLNEHGQYSYYGRVGGCLITGNEDGAKHCAMNILYSLQHLGYVIPPQADAAWLGGVGPGPSYLDPGSGGPQNDFTNRNTTFMTWNLMHMARMIRDAGGIPDHGNQRSKWDAGCHFGNPNPEYR; via the coding sequence ATGACCCATACAGACAAACAGATCGAGCTGTGCGAAACCAGCCGCTGGGATTTCTCCGACCTGTCGGCCCTGTTCCTTAACTGTACTTTGAAAAAAACACCTGAGATGTCCCATACAGAGGGGCTTATCCGGATGTCCATGGGCATCATGGAAAAAAGCGGGGTCAAGGTGGAATCCCTCCGGCCGGTGGACTTCAACGTTGCCAGCGGTGTTTATCCCGATATGACTGAACACGGCTGGGATGCGGATGACTGGCCCAGGATCTATGCTAAGGTCAAGGCTGCGGATATCCTGGTCATCACCTCCCCCATCTGGCTGGGAGAAAAATCTTCCATCTGTACCAGGATCATTGAGCGCCTTTACGGCTCCTCGGGGGATCTCAATGAACATGGCCAGTATTCCTATTACGGGCGCGTGGGCGGTTGCCTCATCACGGGAAACGAAGATGGAGCAAAACACTGCGCCATGAACATCCTTTACTCCCTGCAGCACCTGGGTTACGTGATCCCTCCCCAGGCGGACGCCGCCTGGCTGGGGGGAGTGGGACCGGGACCATCCTACCTGGATCCTGGTTCGGGAGGGCCCCAAAACGATTTTACCAACCGGAACACGACCTTCATGACCTGGAACCTCATGCACATGGCCCGTATGATCAGGGATGCTGGCGGGATCCCTGATCACGGAAATCAGCGCTCCAAGTGGGATGCCGGCTGCCATTTCGGCAATCCGAACCCGGAGTATCGGTAG
- a CDS encoding DUF2179 domain-containing protein, giving the protein MTDTAFLDSQLFSLAILPFLIFLARVSDVTIGTMRIIFVSRGFRFVAAAAGFFEILIWLFAIGQIMSNLGNWINYGAYASGYAVGNYIGITIERQLAMGYLVVRIITQKDGTALEENLRKANFVVTSVDAEGGRGPVKILFTILKRKALPAMVKLIKSTNPLAYYTVEDLRSVSSPGPHPVGGTKLFHFPSLRKGK; this is encoded by the coding sequence ATGACAGATACCGCTTTCCTGGACTCCCAGTTATTCTCCCTGGCGATCCTTCCATTTCTCATCTTTCTCGCCAGGGTATCGGATGTCACCATCGGTACGATGCGGATCATATTCGTGTCCAGGGGATTCAGGTTTGTTGCCGCTGCCGCCGGTTTTTTCGAGATCCTCATATGGCTTTTCGCCATTGGCCAGATCATGTCCAACCTCGGGAACTGGATCAATTACGGGGCCTACGCCAGCGGTTATGCCGTGGGTAATTATATCGGGATCACCATCGAAAGGCAGCTCGCGATGGGATATCTCGTTGTCCGGATAATCACCCAAAAGGATGGTACAGCATTGGAGGAAAACCTCCGAAAGGCGAACTTTGTCGTCACCTCAGTGGACGCGGAAGGCGGCCGAGGGCCAGTCAAGATCCTTTTCACAATACTTAAGCGCAAAGCGCTGCCCGCCATGGTGAAGTTGATAAAATCGACCAACCCCCTGGCTTATTACACTGTCGAGGATCTGCGTTCGGTCAGCTCACCAGGGCCGCACCCGGTTGGCGGAACAAAACTGTTCCACTTTCCAAGCCTGAGGAAGGGGAAGTGA
- a CDS encoding HD domain-containing protein — MDSQISPVTLFNLVAVLSKAMDLVSPLVVDHHKRTAWFAVHLAEEMGLRGKWINEILFSALLHDIGAFSLQERLDTLQFEFKNPHHHACLGYSLLKDMEFFSQEAKIILAHHTWWKPEQDEDIGGERVPVSSHVLHLADRVAILLGEDGNVPDRTEDVLGPIKARKGTVFMPEAVDALLGAAHKEEFWLGAMQPDLEDQLRLKVDPRFLEMGPIDLEPVARTFARIIDYRSHFTATHSAAVAYIAEVLARYLGFSENNCKTMKIAGYLHDLGKIAIPTEILEKAGRLDTGEYHRVQNHVVHTRNLLEKVPELGYGIRWASEHHERLNGSGYPEHSEGGEIAFGSRVLAMADVFAAVTEDRPYRKGVDRAKALRLLGRLTKEGYLDSEIFQVVKDNFDELSRVRATAQTDSLEDHRLRMECFDEMG, encoded by the coding sequence ATGGACTCCCAGATATCTCCTGTTACACTTTTCAACCTGGTGGCTGTCCTGTCCAAGGCAATGGACCTGGTAAGTCCCCTGGTTGTGGATCACCACAAGCGTACAGCCTGGTTTGCGGTCCACCTGGCTGAGGAGATGGGGTTAAGAGGAAAATGGATAAACGAGATCCTTTTTTCCGCCCTTCTCCACGACATAGGAGCTTTCTCTCTCCAGGAGCGCCTTGATACACTTCAATTCGAGTTCAAGAACCCTCACCATCACGCCTGCCTGGGTTACAGTCTGCTCAAGGACATGGAATTTTTCAGCCAGGAGGCGAAGATCATTCTTGCCCACCACACCTGGTGGAAACCGGAACAAGATGAAGACATCGGTGGTGAGCGGGTTCCCGTGAGCAGTCACGTGCTCCATCTTGCTGACAGAGTGGCTATCCTTCTGGGGGAGGATGGTAATGTTCCTGACAGGACCGAGGATGTACTGGGTCCGATCAAGGCAAGAAAGGGGACCGTCTTCATGCCAGAGGCCGTTGACGCCCTTCTGGGTGCGGCCCATAAAGAGGAGTTCTGGTTGGGTGCCATGCAGCCGGATCTGGAGGATCAACTGCGTCTGAAGGTCGACCCCAGGTTTCTGGAAATGGGACCCATTGATCTTGAACCGGTGGCCCGTACCTTTGCCCGGATCATTGATTACCGAAGCCATTTCACGGCGACACACTCTGCAGCGGTTGCCTATATCGCTGAGGTCCTGGCAAGGTATCTGGGGTTTTCCGAAAATAACTGTAAAACCATGAAAATCGCTGGTTATCTGCATGATCTGGGTAAGATCGCCATCCCCACCGAGATCCTGGAAAAGGCGGGACGTCTGGACACGGGAGAATATCACCGGGTTCAGAATCACGTGGTACACACAAGGAACCTTCTGGAAAAAGTTCCTGAGCTCGGCTACGGGATACGCTGGGCATCTGAGCACCACGAGAGGCTCAACGGCAGCGGATACCCGGAGCACTCCGAGGGAGGTGAGATCGCATTCGGTTCCCGGGTGCTGGCCATGGCCGATGTCTTCGCAGCGGTCACCGAAGACAGGCCCTACCGAAAGGGTGTTGACCGGGCGAAGGCTCTTCGCTTACTCGGCCGCTTGACAAAGGAGGGGTATCTGGACTCCGAGATCTTTCAGGTTGTTAAGGATAATTTCGATGAATTAAGCCGGGTACGGGCCACCGCCCAGACGGATAGCCTAGAGGACCACAGGTTGCGCATGGAGTGCTTTGATGAAATGGGGTAG
- a CDS encoding RNA polymerase sigma factor: MDKTQFHSEYEQVSDQLFTFLLRSVGDRDLAADLLQDAAYRAYRSRRQFRGDSTFKTWIYRIAVNTMKNKWARAKRERNWFEGVRDLDTESSPTPEELFTGRESAMELSRVLMLLEEGYRVPFMLKHVDGLSYSEISEVLGIAVSAARVRVYRARHALRNLLREDMS, from the coding sequence ATGGATAAAACGCAATTTCATTCCGAATATGAGCAGGTTTCCGATCAGCTCTTTACTTTTTTGTTAAGATCGGTGGGCGATCGAGACCTTGCCGCGGATCTGTTACAGGATGCGGCGTACAGGGCATACCGTTCCCGGCGCCAGTTCAGAGGGGATTCGACATTTAAAACCTGGATCTACCGCATCGCTGTAAACACCATGAAGAACAAGTGGGCCCGCGCGAAAAGGGAAAGGAACTGGTTCGAAGGGGTTCGGGATCTGGACACTGAATCCAGTCCCACTCCTGAGGAGCTTTTTACGGGAAGAGAGAGTGCCATGGAGCTTTCCCGGGTCCTTATGCTGCTTGAGGAAGGATATAGAGTGCCGTTCATGCTAAAGCACGTTGACGGACTGTCATACAGCGAGATCTCGGAAGTGCTCGGGATAGCTGTGAGCGCCGCCAGGGTCAGGGTTTACAGGGCCCGGCATGCTCTTCGAAATCTGCTCAGAGAGGATATGTCGTGA
- a CDS encoding type II toxin-antitoxin system VapC family toxin yields MARFVVEPGIAVKWFLPEEYSNPAARLLDGGNELMAPDTLWFNAGRLITAKVRLGELSPDEGAQIIQAVQSVPVKLQPSQPLLEPALRIAAFLDLPLGDGLGLAVAVHGDCRLVTASRTLYEKVQKTPFSVHVKWVGDIR; encoded by the coding sequence ATGGCCCGATTTGTAGTAGAACCTGGTATCGCTGTAAAGTGGTTCCTTCCGGAGGAATATTCAAACCCTGCCGCCCGCCTTCTGGATGGCGGCAACGAACTGATGGCGCCGGATACCCTTTGGTTCAACGCCGGAAGGCTCATTACCGCCAAGGTACGCCTGGGTGAACTGTCACCCGATGAGGGAGCCCAGATCATCCAGGCTGTTCAGTCTGTTCCTGTGAAACTCCAGCCTTCACAACCGCTGTTGGAACCGGCCCTGCGTATCGCCGCATTCCTTGACCTACCCCTTGGGGATGGCCTCGGGCTTGCCGTCGCGGTCCATGGTGATTGCCGGCTTGTCACAGCCAGCAGAACCCTTTATGAAAAAGTGCAGAAAACTCCCTTTTCTGTTCATGTAAAGTGGGTGGGGGACATCCGGTGA
- the fdhD gene encoding formate dehydrogenase accessory sulfurtransferase FdhD, with amino-acid sequence MSDRKHHTRDVIQIKGPDAQNEERSIVQEVPLTVFLNGKELITLLTTGDANGELAVGFLLSEGFLQNKEDLKSIRVDDEAGTVEIELSGDLDLTEKLWGKRTVTSGCGKGATFYHVLDSIQAKPVTSELTVSPGQVYGLMKELNRLSDLYRETRGVHNSALADGEEVLVFRDDIGRHNAVDKIRGACFLEDIPLGDKSLVTTGRMSSEIVVKVAKMGVPILISRSAPTSLALDLAERIGLTLIGYVRGNKMTVYTGAQRVLL; translated from the coding sequence ATGTCCGACCGTAAACACCATACCCGTGATGTCATCCAGATAAAGGGTCCGGATGCCCAAAATGAAGAGCGCTCTATCGTCCAGGAGGTCCCCCTTACCGTTTTCCTGAACGGGAAAGAGCTCATCACCCTGCTCACCACGGGGGATGCCAATGGGGAACTGGCTGTTGGGTTCCTTCTTTCCGAGGGGTTTCTCCAAAATAAAGAGGACCTGAAGAGCATCCGTGTAGATGACGAAGCGGGTACTGTGGAAATAGAGCTTTCAGGAGACCTTGATCTTACCGAAAAGCTCTGGGGGAAGAGGACGGTCACCTCGGGCTGCGGAAAGGGGGCCACTTTTTACCACGTTCTTGATTCCATTCAGGCCAAACCTGTGACTTCCGAACTGACCGTGAGTCCTGGTCAGGTGTACGGCCTGATGAAAGAGCTCAATCGGCTATCGGATCTTTACAGGGAGACCCGCGGTGTCCACAACAGCGCTTTGGCTGATGGGGAAGAGGTACTGGTTTTCAGGGACGATATTGGAAGGCACAACGCTGTGGACAAAATACGGGGGGCTTGTTTCCTGGAGGATATTCCCCTGGGAGATAAATCCCTTGTTACCACGGGCAGGATGTCTTCGGAGATCGTGGTCAAGGTGGCCAAAATGGGGGTCCCTATCCTGATCTCTCGCTCAGCGCCCACAAGCCTCGCCCTGGATCTTGCAGAGCGCATAGGTCTGACGCTTATAGGCTATGTGAGGGGAAATAAAATGACCGTGTATACGGGAGCGCAGCGAGTCCTGCTTTGA
- the ligA gene encoding NAD-dependent DNA ligase LigA: MVDLKKIKAEAENLRNAISRHNRLYYVIDAPEVSDAEYDALLRRLVEIEETHPELRTPDSPTQKVGAAPSEQFAPVRHTLPMLSLGNAMDEEEAVQFDARVKRFLGSDETVTYVAEPKLDGLSVELVYVNGVFVLGSTRGDGVTGEDITANLRTVKSIPLRLAGETIPARLEVRGEIFINRTDFDLLNQEREADGQEPFANPRNAAAGSLRQLDPAVTATRPLDGFFYALGEIEGDFLTSQNELLEYLSASGFKVNPIKKVCVGIEEALAYYEELGRVRDELPYEIDGMVIKVDRFDLRDAIGRTSRSPRWAVAYKFAPEQASTVVEDIAVQVGRTGKITPVAHLRPVRVGGVMVSRATLHNQDEVGRKDVRAGDTVVVQRAGDVIPEVAEVVFEQRPKGTFPWIMPKTCPVCGNSIVRMEGEAAHRCTNIACPAQVKERIFHFASRGAMDIEGLGMKTVTQLVDGKNVSVPSDLNSLTMDDLMGLDLYAEKSALNLLDAISEAKGSRTADRLLFGLGIPMVGKVGARLLMGRFRTLDELASADMDGMLKIHGVGPEITDQVLSFFREPGNAEEAKRLWEIFQPQEVSVPESEDLAGMTFVLTGTLENFTRDEAKRLIENRGGKVIGSVSKRTGYVVAGADPGSKLDKAVKLGVKVLSEEEFVEMIIPNE; this comes from the coding sequence ATGGTTGATCTTAAAAAAATAAAAGCAGAAGCAGAAAATCTCCGAAATGCCATTTCCAGGCACAACCGCCTGTACTATGTTATCGACGCGCCGGAGGTGTCTGACGCCGAGTATGATGCGCTCCTGCGTCGTCTGGTGGAGATAGAAGAAACTCACCCCGAACTCCGCACTCCGGACTCCCCCACTCAAAAAGTTGGCGCCGCGCCCAGTGAGCAGTTCGCCCCCGTTCGGCACACTCTTCCCATGCTTTCTCTGGGCAACGCCATGGATGAGGAGGAGGCGGTTCAGTTCGATGCCAGGGTGAAGAGGTTTTTAGGCAGCGACGAAACGGTCACCTACGTAGCCGAGCCCAAGCTGGACGGACTCAGCGTGGAACTGGTTTACGTGAACGGTGTCTTTGTCCTCGGATCCACCCGCGGCGACGGGGTGACAGGGGAGGACATCACTGCCAACCTGAGAACTGTTAAGTCCATACCTCTCAGGCTTGCCGGTGAAACGATACCGGCACGTTTGGAAGTCCGCGGCGAGATCTTCATAAACAGGACCGATTTCGATCTCCTGAATCAAGAGAGAGAGGCTGATGGACAGGAACCTTTTGCCAACCCCAGGAACGCCGCCGCAGGCAGCCTGAGACAACTTGACCCTGCTGTCACCGCCACCCGGCCCCTGGACGGATTCTTTTACGCTTTAGGTGAGATCGAGGGGGATTTCTTAACCAGCCAAAATGAGCTTTTGGAATATCTCTCAGCCTCTGGGTTTAAGGTCAACCCTATTAAAAAGGTGTGTGTGGGGATCGAGGAAGCCCTGGCCTATTATGAAGAGCTAGGACGGGTAAGGGATGAACTTCCTTACGAGATCGACGGTATGGTCATAAAGGTGGACCGGTTCGATCTCAGGGATGCCATCGGTAGGACCTCCCGCAGTCCCCGGTGGGCTGTGGCATACAAGTTTGCTCCTGAGCAGGCCAGTACAGTTGTCGAGGACATTGCGGTCCAGGTGGGCCGTACGGGGAAGATCACTCCGGTAGCTCACCTGAGACCTGTCAGGGTGGGCGGAGTTATGGTGTCCCGTGCCACACTCCACAATCAGGACGAGGTGGGTCGCAAGGATGTGAGGGCAGGGGACACGGTGGTCGTCCAGAGAGCAGGAGATGTGATCCCGGAAGTGGCGGAGGTTGTTTTTGAGCAGCGTCCGAAGGGAACGTTCCCCTGGATAATGCCGAAAACCTGTCCTGTTTGCGGGAACAGTATCGTACGGATGGAGGGGGAGGCGGCTCACCGCTGTACAAACATCGCCTGTCCCGCTCAGGTCAAGGAACGGATCTTCCACTTCGCCTCCCGGGGCGCCATGGACATCGAGGGACTGGGAATGAAGACGGTGACCCAGCTCGTGGACGGTAAGAATGTCTCTGTTCCCTCGGACTTAAACAGTTTGACGATGGACGATTTAATGGGCCTTGACCTGTATGCGGAAAAGTCGGCCCTGAACCTTTTGGATGCGATAAGTGAGGCTAAAGGATCCAGGACTGCGGATCGTCTACTTTTCGGGCTGGGCATTCCCATGGTGGGGAAGGTCGGGGCACGATTGCTAATGGGCCGGTTCAGGACGTTGGATGAACTGGCAAGTGCCGACATGGATGGTATGCTCAAGATCCACGGTGTCGGTCCTGAGATCACGGATCAGGTCCTGTCTTTTTTCCGGGAACCGGGAAACGCTGAGGAAGCCAAGAGGCTGTGGGAGATCTTTCAACCGCAGGAGGTCTCGGTCCCGGAATCGGAAGACCTGGCAGGAATGACTTTCGTCCTCACAGGCACTTTGGAGAATTTCACCCGTGACGAGGCAAAAAGACTCATTGAAAACCGTGGCGGCAAGGTCATCGGTTCTGTGAGTAAAAGGACTGGCTATGTGGTTGCCGGTGCCGACCCAGGCAGCAAACTGGACAAAGCTGTGAAACTGGGCGTGAAGGTGCTCAGTGAGGAAGAGTTTGTGGAGATGATAATCCCTAATGAATGA
- a CDS encoding molybdopterin molybdotransferase MoeA, translating into MIRVSEARKIILDNVNLLGKEVVSLDQCLVRVLAESIFARRDVPPQDNSAMDGFALTAVATEGASDNTPVSLPIVRTIRAGDLAGSPIAESEAVRIMTGAPVPGGVDAVVRVEDTYVEAENLFLTSPVKKDANIRRSGEDIRSLDEILPARRPLRPADLGLVASQGIAQLKVYRRPEVAILATGDEVVSLGEVPHEAQIYSSNSHALSALVRECGAIPRQLGIARDEPDHLAAMIEEGLQSDVLVTTGGISMGDYDFLKDVFGTVGIEVLFWKVAQKPGKPMTFGVRHGKPVFALPGNPVSATLSFELYVRPALRKMMGHTRLFRPTVKAVLEQDIKKKTGRRNFIRGIVERKEDGVLYVQTTGDQGSGILRSMSDANGIIVLSEDAEGAKAGEKVEVYLIDSEEALCSDGD; encoded by the coding sequence ATGATAAGAGTTTCGGAAGCAAGAAAGATCATCCTGGACAATGTGAACCTTCTGGGCAAAGAGGTTGTGAGCCTGGACCAGTGCCTGGTCCGGGTCCTCGCCGAGTCGATATTTGCCCGTAGAGACGTCCCGCCCCAGGATAATTCAGCCATGGACGGCTTCGCCCTTACCGCAGTAGCCACAGAGGGAGCTTCCGATAATACGCCCGTCTCTCTTCCCATCGTCAGGACTATAAGGGCAGGAGACCTGGCTGGTTCTCCTATTGCTGAAAGCGAGGCGGTGAGGATCATGACCGGAGCGCCTGTGCCTGGCGGTGTGGATGCGGTTGTCCGGGTGGAAGACACCTATGTGGAAGCTGAAAACCTTTTCCTCACAAGTCCTGTAAAAAAAGACGCCAACATCCGGCGGTCCGGTGAGGATATCAGATCCCTTGATGAGATACTGCCGGCGAGACGGCCCCTGCGTCCAGCCGACCTCGGACTGGTTGCTTCCCAGGGGATCGCTCAGCTCAAGGTTTATAGAAGGCCGGAAGTGGCGATCCTTGCCACCGGGGATGAGGTGGTCAGCCTGGGCGAGGTTCCCCACGAGGCCCAGATCTACAGCAGCAATTCCCACGCCCTGAGCGCTCTGGTGAGGGAGTGCGGCGCTATTCCCAGACAGCTCGGAATCGCCCGGGACGAACCCGACCATCTTGCTGCCATGATCGAAGAGGGACTCCAGTCAGACGTTCTCGTGACCACGGGGGGGATCTCTATGGGTGATTATGACTTCCTGAAGGATGTTTTTGGTACGGTAGGAATTGAGGTTCTTTTCTGGAAAGTGGCCCAGAAACCCGGAAAGCCCATGACCTTCGGAGTGCGCCACGGCAAACCCGTGTTTGCCCTCCCCGGCAACCCGGTGTCAGCCACACTGTCCTTTGAACTGTATGTTCGTCCGGCTTTGAGAAAAATGATGGGACACACCCGGCTGTTCAGGCCCACGGTGAAAGCTGTCCTGGAACAGGATATTAAAAAGAAAACCGGGCGTCGCAACTTTATCAGGGGGATCGTTGAGCGGAAAGAAGACGGGGTCCTCTACGTCCAAACTACCGGGGATCAGGGTTCCGGGATCCTTCGCTCCATGTCGGACGCCAACGGGATCATTGTTTTGTCAGAAGATGCCGAAGGGGCGAAAGCGGGGGAAAAGGTGGAAGTGTATCTCATTGATAGTGAAGAGGCTTTATGCTCCGATGGAGACTAA